The sequence taattaaaacaaataaagtaaCATGGATATACAATATAATTTCCTTTTCACATTTGTCATCTTCATTTCATTTTTACTTTATATTTACaccccataaaattataaatacaccccattattaaaaaaaatataaacttaaataattttaaaaattactcttaatacttttttaaaattctttcctcacattattttatgttaattttaatacttattttgatttcattttcataattttttctaactcatgtatatatttttttattttttcctgagaaaatttcatataatttttttgtcattgtttttaaaatattatttaattttatttgatatgtatattttttaagaatataaattgaaagaaaatagttaaaaatgctttctacaattaaagatataaattttatataaaataaaaattattaaaatggggtgTACTTAGAAATTTTtagggtgtaaataaaatttccctttttatttatttttttttaagtaattttttttttcaattatttaccctttattattattattttcagaattatttatttattatttgaagAAGGGGCATTTAGTAATTTTGGGGAGAGAGGAAGGAACCAAAAACCCTAAACATCTTAAACCCTACATTACATTGCCAGCCTTCCCACAAAACCTACTTCGCCCATATCTCTCCCTCCCATTCCGATTCTCATTTCCAAACACTTCCCTTAACCCACTCAACTATGAGACCTCCCAGAGGTGGCGGCGGTAGTTTCAGGGGTAGCCGTGGAGGAGCCCCGGGAAGAGGTGGCGGTGGATTCAGAGGTGGTGGCCGCGGCGGAGGCCGATTTGGCGGTGGTGGCGGAGGCTTCGGTGGTCGTGGTGGTTTTCGCGACGAAGGACCTCCTGAAGAAGTCGTTGGTCAGTATTCTTTTTATCCTATTTTGTTTCAAGTTTGTTTGGCTACTGAGAAAACTGAAGAAAGTGTTTTTCTGTGACTCTGCAGTCTGTTTGTTGAAATGCGAAAACTGGGTTTTGTTTAATTTGTGTTGAAGTTAAGATCTTTATTGTTTGTTTTTACAGAGGTTGCTACTTTCCTTCATGCTTGTGAGGGTGATGCAGTAACAAAGCTTACACAGGAAAAGATACCTTACTTTAATGCTCCAATTTATCTTCAGAACAAGACCCAGATAGGGAAAGTTGATGAAATCTTTGGCCCCATCAATGAGTCTGTGAGTTTTCTGACTTATTTGTTGAGTGAAAGTAGCTTATGTATGTGAATATTTGCCAAACTAAATTGTAAAAGTTGCAAAATAACAATTTGAAATGTAGCTTATGTATGGTTATTTTGTTAATACAAGTTTTGGTTTCATCAAGACTATATGTTTGTTTGTGGCAGTATTTCTCTGTTAAAATGATGGAAGGTGTTGTTGCAACTTCATATTCATCTGGTGACAAGTTCTACATTGACCCAGCAAAGCTTTTGCCACTTGCAAGATTTCTTCCACAGCCAAAGTAAACTTTTCTATGCCTTAAAACTTCCATATGTGTTTTGTAATTTGTATGTTCATGCAACCTAAAGCATTGTTCAATGGTGACAATTCTTTTCTCATGGTtgttattattttgttcatttgcAGGGGCCAAGGATTTTCTGGCCGTGGCGGAGGAGGACGTGGCAGAGGCAGAGGTGGCTTTGGTGATCGTGGACGTGGAAGCTTTCGTGGAA is a genomic window of Cannabis sativa cultivar Pink pepper isolate KNU-18-1 chromosome 9, ASM2916894v1, whole genome shotgun sequence containing:
- the LOC115722252 gene encoding putative H/ACA ribonucleoprotein complex subunit 1-like protein 1 is translated as MRPPRGGGGSFRGSRGGAPGRGGGGFRGGGRGGGRFGGGGGGFGGRGGFRDEGPPEEVVEVATFLHACEGDAVTKLTQEKIPYFNAPIYLQNKTQIGKVDEIFGPINESYFSVKMMEGVVATSYSSGDKFYIDPAKLLPLARFLPQPKGQGFSGRGGGGRGRGRGGFGDRGRGSFRGRGAPRGRGGPPRGRGGGGGFRGGRGRF